AATACATATGGATACATCATACATTTACATACGTCTAAATATTTCCAATTCCCTCGGTTTTTGCATTTGTATGTGTTGTTATATGTATGAAGTAACTTAAAAAGAAAACGTCTACAGAATCAAGACATAATATGTGAACTAGCAAATGCAAACACTTTTGCCTCTAGTGTTTCTGTTTActattaacaaacaaaaaaattacttgCTTATGATGTCATGTTATCAATATAGTAACAAtatattcttaagtattttaGTTAAGTAACTAAAttgaaaaaaacagaaaagttGAATAAACCAATAGAATCAAAGCAATTGTTTcaagaacttttcaaaaatttcattatataaGAAACCATTTCAATTTTTCTCTAcagttttattatttaaactattttatgttGAGAGACCTACTGAAAAACTTTCACATGACTAGTAGGGTGtggaaaaaagaaatataaatgtgaccgatcaaaaattaaaaacatatgtgTTCGTGTAAAAAGATGGGAAGCCGGAGGTGCTCAAGGAAAGGACAGAGATAGACGATGAGAAGAAAACGGTAACGTTTAGAGGACTTGAAGGTCACTTCATGGAACAACTCAAGGTGTATGACGTCATCTTTGAATTTATTCCGAAGTTGGAGGATGGCTGCGTCTGCAAAATCACTATGATATGGGAGAAGCGTAACGATGAGTTCCCCGAGCCAAGCAACTACATGAAAGTCGTCAAGAGCATGGTTGCTGACATGGAAGACCATGTTCTCAAAGCTTAATCATCATCATCGCCATCACAATCCACCATCACCAATTCACCATCACAATCACCGTCACCATGATCAATATCATCTCCACCTT
The Brassica napus cultivar Da-Ae chromosome A1, Da-Ae, whole genome shotgun sequence DNA segment above includes these coding regions:
- the LOC106351148 gene encoding MLP-like protein 328, with product MATSGTYVTEVPLKGTMEKHYKRWRSENHAIPEAIGHHIQNVTIHEGEWDSHGAIKTWDYTCDGKPEVLKERTEIDDEKKTVTFRGLEGHFMEQLKVYDVIFEFIPKLEDGCVCKITMIWEKRNDEFPEPSNYMKVVKSMVADMEDHVLKA